One Engraulis encrasicolus isolate BLACKSEA-1 chromosome 5, IST_EnEncr_1.0, whole genome shotgun sequence DNA segment encodes these proteins:
- the LOC134449779 gene encoding uncharacterized protein LOC134449779 — protein MAEQARSCFMCGGKTTSMFHLPKDEDLKKKWLEFIFGSIPTSYPKSLVVCANHFQDSDFANLGAYNSGYASKLVMKPGSSPSVRSTTTSQAGSSTAQASLSRPSYHASTQTEPPPPPPRRPTRCTQLSEGTLHIRHYRSKETQCHFSDTKKSVQTNTDAPSLGPSTSTPSLGPSTSTPSTTPIKSGPRPNKRPRLEEEEEEEEESIAAPPDPLDKTYDPEQSMTTVGESSHLSGTSSTSSPGYNDNKYIVFEKNLMELFEKCPNCRRAAEVKTFRRGTFLSVDQRCHHCNFIKHWESQPLMGSSPVGNLQLSAAVYCTGSSFNQVQKVFKAMRLRNISYSSFRRHATRYIEPAVIHKWHQYQDGELESLRHQKLKLGGDMRADSPGHCAKYGTYSLMNMENNKIIALQLVQSNEVGGSHNMEKEGLIRGLQLLDSKGMTVDYIVTDRHPQIQKFLREKKITHYFDVWHLEKGLSKKVSKVAKEKDCEVIQKWQRGISNHVYWCATSSTSGSEKVAKWTSLFNHMQDQHVHENPEFPKCLHAERKSNAKKKWLKPGSKALLKMEKVLVNKRVLGDVERLSSRYQTSTLEAFHSVILRFTPKNVVFPFIGMLCRQYLAALHFNENSNRTQAKTTAGTLKYSIHFPKAKKGGYTVKPMKSQATQGYVQELISLLFEDVIPRPQPYQEELRKIPVPANLSAAFHHPPVAEAVAAYQSRFKKGQP, from the exons ATGGCAGAACAAGCAcgctcatgttttatgtgtggggGTAAAACCACTTCCATGTTCCACTTGCCCAAGGATGAAGACCTGAAGAAGAAATGGTTGGAGTTTATCTTTGGATCAATACCAACATCGTACCCCAAGTCATTGGTTGTGTGTGCTAACCATTTCCAAGATAGTGACTTCGCCAATCTGGGAGCATACAACAGTGGGTATGCATCGAAGCTGGTGATGAAGCCAGGATCATCACCATCTGTAAGGTCAACCACAACTTCACAAGCC GGTAGCTCTACAGCACAGGCATCGTTGTCTCGCCCATCGTACCATGCTAGCACCCAAACagaaccacctccacccccccctagAAGACCGACGCGTTGTACACAGCTTTCGGAGGGAACACTACACATACGTCATTATAGGAGCAAAG AGACCCAGTGCCATTTCAGCGACACAAAGAAAAGCGTCCAGACAAATACAGATGCACCATCATTGGGCCCATCAACTTCAACCCCCTCATTGGGCCCTTCAACCTCAACACCGTCCACAACACCCATCAAGAGTGGTCCAAGGCCAAACAAAAGACctaggttggaggaggaggaggaggaggaggaggagagcattgCAGCACCACCTGACCCCCTTGATAAAACCTATGACCCAGAACAGTCGATGACCACTGTAGGCGAATCCTCACATCTCTC TGGTACATCTTCAACATCTTCACCTGGATACAACGACAACAAATACATAGTGTTTGAGAAGAACCTCATGGAGCTGTTTGAGAAATGTCCAAACTGTCGCCGTGCAGCCGAGGTGAAGACTTTCAGACGGGGAACTTTTTTATCCGTTGACCAAAGATGCCACCACTGCAATTTCATCAAGCACTGGGAAAGCCAGCCATTGATGGGGAGCTCACCTGTAGGCAACCTCCAATTGTCAGCAGCTGTATACTGCACAGGATCATCTTTTAATCAAGTGCAAAAG GTCTTTAAAGCCATGCGGCTGCGAAACATAAGCTACTCTTCATTCCGTAGACATGCAACCCGTTACATTGAGCCAGCTGTAATACACAAATGGCACCAGTATCAAGATGGTGAATTGGAGTCCCTAAGGCACCAAAAACTCAAGCTTGGGGGTGACATGAGAGCAGATTCACCAG GACACTGTGCAAAATACGGGACATACAGTTTGATGAATATGGAAAACAACAAAATCATTGCTCTTCAATTGGTTCAG AGCAATGAGGTTGGCGGGAGTCACAACATGGAGAAAGAAGGACTTATAAGAGGCTTGCAGTTGTTGGACTCCAAGGGCATGACTGTTGATTACATCGTCACCGACCGCCACCCACAGATTCAGAAGTTCTTGCGGGAAAAGAAAATAACGCACTACTTTGATGTCTGGCATTTGGAAAAAG GTCTATCCAAGAAAGTCAGCAAGGTGGCCAAGGAGAAAGACTGCGAGGTGATCCAAAAGTGGCAACGAGGAATCAGCAACCATGTCTACTGGTGCGCAACATCCTCAACTTCAGGCTCTGAGAAGGTTGCAAAGTGGACATCTCTGTTTAACCACATGCAAGATCAACATGTCCATGAAAACCCTGAATTCCCTAAATGTCTGCATGCTGAACGCAAGAGCAACGCAAAGAAAAAGTGGCTTAAACCAG GTTCCAAGGCCCTCCTCAAAATGGAGAAGGTACTGGTCAACAAGAGGGTTCTCGGTGACGTGGAGAGACTAAGCTCGCGGTACCAGACATCTACGCTTGAGGCATTTCACAGCGTCATCTTGCGCTTCACGCCCAAAAATGTTGTCTTCCCTTTCATTGGGATGCTGTGCAG ACAATATCTGGCCGCACTCCATTTCAACGAGAATTCAAATCGCACCCAGGCAAAAACAACTGCTGGGACCCTGAAGTACAGCATTCATTTCCCAAAGGCGAAAAAGGGGGGGTACACAGTAAAACCAATGAAGTCGCAAGCAACACAGG GTTATGTCCAAGAGCTGATCTCTCTACTCTTCGAGGACGTGATTCCAAGACCCCAGCCTTACCAGGAGGAGCTCAGAAAGATCCCTGTTCCTGCCAACCTGTCTGCTGCGTTTCACCATCCTCCAGTTGCTGAAGCTGTGGCTGCATACCAGTCCAGGTTCAAGAAAGGGCAGCCCTGA